Part of the Rhabdothermincola sediminis genome, ACCGCCTTCCCCCCCCCCACCGGGCCCTTCTAACGGGGCCCGCCCCACCGGTTCGACCGGCCAGAACGAGCCAGGGGAGCGGAAGGGGGCGGAGGCTTCGGAATACCCGACTGATCCGGTCGGGTTTAGACTGTCGTCATGGCCGGTACCGCACCCCGACCGATCGATCCGCGAGGCCCCCGCTTCAACCAAGCGGTCTTGGCGCTCGCGCTGCTCGCCGGCTTCGCCTTCGACCAGCGCTGGGTGGTGCCCGTGTGGGCGCTGGTGCTGTTGGCGGGGGCGGCGTTCGGTCCCGCCTACGGCCCGTTCCTGCGCTTGTTCGCCGAGGTCATCCGGCCCCGGCTGCGACCCCCCGCCGAGCTAGAGGACCCGCGACCGCCCCGGTTCGCGGCGTCCGTGGGAGTGGTCTTCCTCGGTGCGGCCACGGCAGCGTTCGCGGCCGGGGCCACCGGGCTCGGCTGGGCGCTGGCCCTGATCGTCGCGGCCCTCGCCGGTCTCGCGGCCGTGAGCGGCATCTGCATCGGCTGCGAGATCTATCTCGTCATCGCTCGCCGGCGCGGGGTGGAGCTGGTGGCGTGATGGACCCCATCCGCCTCACCGTCGTGGCCCTGATCCTCGTGCTGGTCGCGGGTGGGGCCCTGACCTACCGGAGGAGTCGCCAGGTCGACGAGGGTCGTGGTGCGCACGGGCTACCGCCGCTGCCGCTCGAGCTGGTCTCGGGCGCATCCGGCACGTGGGTGATCTTCACCACTCCCTACTGCGTGTCCTGCGAAGCGGTGGAGCGAGATCTGCGCCGGGCCTACCCGGCCGAGGCGGTGGTGAAGATCGACGCCACCGAACGCCCCGAACTGGCGGAGCGGTACGGCATCCGCCGCGCACCCACCGTGCTGCGCTCCGACGCAGCGGGCCGGGTACTGGCCCGGATCGTCGGCCCCGAGGGCGTCCGCCGGCACCTCGCACCGATCTGACCCGCTCACCCTGCCGCTCGCGGGATCGGACCCGGCACGGAGAAGGCCCTCGATCCCGGACGTCGCGCGATCGAGGGCCTTCGGTGCCGTACGCCCCCTGGGACTCGAACCCAGAACCTGCGGATTAAGAGTCCGTTGCTCTGCCAATTGAGCTAGAGGCGCAAGGGAGCAGGATTGTAGCGGCTGCGTGGTCGCCCCACGAGCGTGGGGCGACCACGACCGGTGGGGTGGCCGAGGGGACTTGAACCCCCGACCTCCAGGGCCACAACCTGGCGCTCTAACCGGGCTGAGCTACGGCCACCACGACCCACGGCGCCTGCGCCGTGGGAGCGACCAGCATACGGCAGGGGCACCCTGGTCTGGCCAGGTGGCCGGATGGCGAGCCTCGCAGGACACGGCTCCTACAGTTGGGAACGGAACACGCATGCCTC contains:
- a CDS encoding DUF4395 domain-containing protein; translation: MAGTAPRPIDPRGPRFNQAVLALALLAGFAFDQRWVVPVWALVLLAGAAFGPAYGPFLRLFAEVIRPRLRPPAELEDPRPPRFAASVGVVFLGAATAAFAAGATGLGWALALIVAALAGLAAVSGICIGCEIYLVIARRRGVELVA
- a CDS encoding thioredoxin family protein → MDPIRLTVVALILVLVAGGALTYRRSRQVDEGRGAHGLPPLPLELVSGASGTWVIFTTPYCVSCEAVERDLRRAYPAEAVVKIDATERPELAERYGIRRAPTVLRSDAAGRVLARIVGPEGVRRHLAPI